Proteins encoded by one window of Arachis ipaensis cultivar K30076 chromosome B04, Araip1.1, whole genome shotgun sequence:
- the LOC107639519 gene encoding laccase-17, whose amino-acid sequence MCSLPSMPGFLRVMLVVLCAVFIFPNLTHAEHERVTRHYKFNIKMQNVTRLCKTKSIVTVNGQFPGPRIIAREGDRLVIKVVNHVQHNVTIHWHGIRQVRSGWADGPAYITQCPIQRGQSYVYNFTVVGQRGTLWWHAHISWLRTTLYGAIVILPKRQEGYPFAKPFKEVPIILGEWWNADTEAVINQATKTGLAPNVSDAHTINGLPGPLSNCSDKETFKLKVKAGKTYLLRLINAALNDEMFFSIANHTLTVVEVDAVYVKPFASNIVLITPGQTTNVLLKTKPNPPNSKFAVAARPYATGPAAFNNATTTALLEYNHPAPSLSNTNNLPLFRPPLPKFNDTVFAAKFNNRVRSLNTKRFPAKVPRTVDRRFFFTVGLGISKCSKNEACQGPNNTRVAAAVNNVSFVMPNTALLQAHFFNKSKGVYSTDFPANPPVKFNYTGTPPRNIMVSSGTKVVVLKFNESVELVLQDTSIIGAESHPLHLHGFNFFIVGQGNGNFDPKKDPKNFNLVDPAERNTAGVPSGGWLALRFLADNPGVWFMHCHLEVHTSWGLKMAWIVQDGKRRNQKLPPPPSDLPKC is encoded by the exons ATGTGTTCCTTGCCAAGCATGCCGGGCTTCTTAAGGGTTATGCTCGTTGTGTTATGTGCTGTATTCATTTTTCCAAATCTAACGCATGCAGAGCATGAAAGAGTTACAAGGCACTACAAGTTTAAC ATCAAAATGCAAAATGTGACAAGGCTTTGCAAAACAAAGAGCATCGTGACTGTGAATGGACAGTTTCCAGGTCCTAGAATAATAGCAAGAGAGGGTGATAGACTTGTGATTAAAGTGGTTAACCATGTTCAGCACAATGTGACAATTCATtg GCATGGAATCCGGCAAGTGAGAAGTGGTTGGGCAGACGGACCGGCGTATATAACGCAGTGTCCGATTCAGAGAGGGCAGAGTTATGTATACAACTTCACGGTGGTTGGGCAGAGAGGTACACTGTGGTGGCATGCACACATCTCATGGCTCAGAACAACTCTCTATGGTGCCATTGTGATTCTTCCAAAGAGACAAGAGGGTTATCCATTCGCCAAACCCTTCAAAGAAGTCCCCATCATACTTG GGGAGTGGTGGAATGCGGACACAGAAGCTGTTATAAACCAAGCAACGAAAACAGGATTGGCGCCTAATGTGTCTGATGCTCACACCATCAACGGCCTTCCAGGTCCTCTCTCTAACTGCTCAGACAAAG AGACTTTCAAGCTGAAGGTGAAGGCTGGAAAAACGTATCTGCTTCGGCTGATCAACGCTGCACTGAATGATGAGATGTTCTTCAGCATAGCAAACCACACCCTCACCGTGGTCGAAGTAGACGCAGTGTACGTAAAGCCCTTCGCATCAAACATTGTTCTCATCACACCAGGCCAAACCACCAACGTTCTTctaaaaaccaaaccaaaccctCCAAACTCCAAATTCGCCGTCGCCGCAAGGCCCTACGCCACCGGCCCCGCTGCCTTCAACAACGCCACAACCACCGCCCTGCTTGAGTACAACCACCCCGCACCCTCACTCTCCAACACCAACAACCTTCCACTTTTCAGACCCCCACTCCCCAAATTCAACGACACAGTCTTTGCCGCCAAATTCAACAACAGAGTCCGTAGCTTGAACACCAAAAGGTTCCCAGCAAAAGTTCCAAGAACCGTTGACAGACGCTTCTTCTTCACGGTGGGGTTAGGGATCAGTAAATGCTCCAAGAACGAAGCGTGTCAAGGACCCAACAACACGAGAGTCGCGGCTGCCGTTAACAACGTGTCGTTTGTGATGCCAAACACGGCCTTACTCCAAGCACACTTCTTTAACAAATCAAAAGGGGTTTACAGCACTGATTTCCCTGCGAACCCGCCGGTTAAGTTCAACTACACCGGCACGCCGCCGAGGAACATCATGGTAAGTAGTGGGACGAAGGTGGTGGTGCTGAAGTTCAACGAGAGCGTGGAGTTGGTGCTGCAGGACACAAGCATCATCGGAGCAGAGTCGCACCCACTTCATCTTCATGGATTTAACTTCTTCATTGTGGGTCAAGGCAATGGAAACTTTGACCCCAAAAAGGATCCTAAGAACTTCAATCTTGTTGACCCCGCTGAGAGAAACACTGCTGGCGTGCCTTCTGGTGGATGGCTCGCTCTGCGCTTCCTTGCTGATAACCCAG GGGTTTGGTTTATGCACTGCCACCTTGAAGTGCATACAAGTTGGGGTCTCAAAATGGCTTGGATTGTCCAAGATGGAAAACGGCGCAATCAGAAGCTGCCACCTCCACCATCTGATCTTCCCAAATGTTAA